The genomic region CTGCACCGTGATTTGAAGACCCGACAGCTCCACTCGTATTGTGTCTGGCCAGAGTGTCCTTATGCACTTCTGCCCAAGAGTGATGTTGTGGTTTTCATGGATAGTAGTCACATGAAACCATTGGCAAGTGGAACATGGGAAGTGGTTCAGGCGGTACTTGGGTCTCAGATGGAAGATCTGAAAACCTATCCGCCTCGTTACCGGGTGCTCGGATTTCCGAGTGAAGAAGCACTGCGGCAAATCGGTTCAATTCCTCGTTTTCGCCTATGAATTAAGGAGTTTACGACAAGTAAGATATCGCGGCCAGAATGCTCGACTATGCGCTAAAGACGAACTACGATGGATCTACCGCTGAACGCTAGGCTTCGTTGATTTTGATGCATCTGGATTCACTACCGAAAAGCCATCTACCCAATAGCCAAACTCATGAATTCACATTGTGATCTCGGAAATTTGTCGGCTGGCGAACTTCGAGAACTCTATCATGTCACACAGGAGGATCTCGAGTTAATAGTCCAATACGGGCAGATCGTCATGCCGCACCTGGACACGTTCATCGGCGAGTTTTACGAGTGGCTTAGGACGCAACCGGAATTCGAACTCTATTTTTCAGACAATGCCACACTGCATCGGGTGCAGTCGCAACAGAAACGCTACTGGGAAGATTTCTTCTCCGCCGACATTAGCGAAGTGTACGTTCATAAGCGGAAGTCGGTTGGGGCCAATCACGCGCGAATTGGCTTGCCACTGCCGACCTATGTTTCTTCGATGTACCGTTCGTTGCGGATTTGGACCGACGTCCTTTACGACCACAGCCTGGAGGCTGAACGCTATGCTCGTTCGCTTAAGGCTATTACCAAGCTGATCATGTTGGATACGGCCATTGTGGTCGATACCTTCATGCGACAAACCAATTGCATTATTGCCGAGCAGCATGATTCGTTGATGCAGATGTCGACCCCGGTGACGGAGGTGTGGAATGACATCCTAATGTTGCCGATCGTCGGAATCATCGATTCCAAGCGCGCGCAAGACATCATGACAGCCGTACTGCACAAGATAGCCGACACCCACTCGCGTTGCCTCATTCTTGATATTAGTGGTGTGGCAGTTGTCGATACGGCCGTGGCAAATCACTTGATCAAAATCACCAAGGCGACTCGCTTGATGGGCTGCACTTGTACCATCTCAGGCGTTTCGCCGGCAATTGCCCAAACCATTGTGGAACTGGGTATCAACGTAGGAGATATACGCACAACCGCAACACTAAAGGACGCCTTGCGAGATGCGTTCAATGATTTGAAATTGGTTTTGCATGAAGATGGGGCTTCTTCATGATTCACGATTCAGGGGAAGTACCGCGTGTTCCCATGCAACTTGCCAGTGGTTGCCTGGTGGCGTCGATTCAAATCGACTTGAACGATGAGGTATTGTTCCGCTTCAAGCGAGATCTGTTAGAAGAGATTCGCCTGACCCAGACACGGGCTGTTTTGCTTGACGTATCAGGCGTCGACATTATGGATCGTGTCGAGTTCGAGGCAATCTGCGAAATCATGCGAATGTCTCGTCTAATGGGAGCACGTGCCATGCTCGTCGGCGTGAAGCCCGAGATTGCCTGCTCGCTGATGGATTTCGATCTTGATTTTCGCCAGATGGAAACGGCTCTGACGCTCGATCAGGCATTTCAGCAATTGAAACTAAATGGGGAAAGTAACGGAGGTCGCCACGAGTCAATGCGATGAACCTGCCGGAGATGCGGATATGGATCAGTACCGAAGCAAACTTAGCTCGTTCAATCATGGCATCTCGAAAGATGGCCGAATCGGCCGGACTTCAGGCAAACCAGGTCGCATTGGTCGCGACGGCCGTCTCGGAGCTTGCTCGCAACATCATCAAGTATGCCCATCATGGCGAAGTGATCCTTCGCTATGTCACCCACGGACCAAAACAGGGAGTCGAGGTAGTCGCCTGGGATCACGGTCCCGGGATTGAATGTGTTGAATCGGCAATGCGCGATCATCACAGCACCGGCGGAACACTGGGACTTGGACTTCCCGGCGTCAAGCGTCTCATGGACGAATTCGAACTACAATCCGAAGTCGGCAAGGGAACCAGGATTACGGTGAGGAAATGGAAGTAATGACGCCTCGCAAATTGGAAGCCGGTAGCTTCGTCCGAACAGCTAACGGCCACTTCGTTGGCGGCGATCTAGCGATCGTACGGTCGCACGAAGAATTTCTCTTTCTCGCCCTCGTGGACGTTCTAGGGCATGGGCCTCAGGCCTATTCCACAGCCCTGGAGTTGGAAGAGGTTATCCTTGGTTGGAATGACAAGTTTGACATTCTGGCCCTCATGAAAGCTCTGCATGAACATCAAAAGCAAGGTCGAGGCGCGGTCATCAGCCTCTGCACGATCGAGTCGATGACAGGGGATGTGCGTTATGTCGGCATTGGCAATGCTACCTGTCGCACGATGGGCGAGCATCCACACCATTTGCTGACGCGAGAAGGGGTAGTCGGTCATACGCTTAGAACGCCTTCGGTGGAACGACTGAATCTCGACCAGCACGACATCCTTCTGCTTTATAGCGATGGGGTATCGAGCCATTTTGAGATCGAGGAGCCATGTCAACTCTTCTTCGACCCGTTAGATAACGTTGCCCGGCGGGTGGTTGAAACGTTTGGCCGCAGCCATGACGATGCTTCGTGTATTGCGGTGAGGTATACATGAGGACGCACCTGGGCGACGTTCGTATTTTCGATCAATCGGCGGTCGTGGAAGTCCGCACGAAAGTGCTCAGCTTGACAGCCGCATTCGGTTTCGGGTCGGCCATGTCGACGCGCATGGCCACGATTCTTTCGGATCTGGTACGAGAACTTCTTAAGAACTCGGAACCTGGTGCGATGTTTGTCGATCTCGAAGATTCGCAAGGACATCTCACTCTCGGATTAAGATTTCTCACATCAGATACGGTGCAAATCTCGCCAGCCTTGCGAGAGGTGTTTGATGATGTCCGACAGTTGTCCAATGGAGAGTCTGTCAGAGAGATTTCGCTTCGGAAAACGATTCGCAACATGCCGGGCTCACTCACTCCGGAGTTCCTGGATTTTCAGCGAGATCGTATCAGTCTCAAATCACGCGCAGCTTTGCTTGAGGAACTGCGCGAGAAGAATCAGCAACTTGAACGGTACAACGCCCACCTCGAGGATCTGGTTCGCGAACGCACGAACGAATTGGAACTTACCAACCAGCGAATGCAACGTGACTTGGATGCCGGTGCAGAGTACGTTGCGCGATTGATACCCGAGCCCGTCACAGGGCAGATTTCAATCGATTGGCGGTATGTTCCCTCCGAAGAATTAGGTGGGGACGCTATGGGTTACCATTGGATCGATCCCGACCATATGGCGATCTATTTGCTCGATGTTACCGGGCATGGTATCGATTCGGCTCTTTTGGCCGTCAGCATAATTAACGTGGTTCGCGGGGCTTCGCTACCTGGAGCGGACTTTCGAAATCCGAGCGAAGTCCTCAAGCGGCTCAACCAGTCGTTCACGATGGATCTGCATGGCAACAAGCTTTACACCATGTGGTACGGTGTTTTTCATCGGCCCAGCCGAACCTTGACTTGGGGTGGCGGCGGACATCCCGATGCCCTGCTGTACGTCAAAGACTCGCGAGAGCCTGTCCGGCTTGCATCCGGAGGCCCCCTCATGGGCATGATCGACTGGCCTTATTTCGAGACCGATTCGATTATCATCGATTCCCCCTCAAGCTTGTTCCTTTACAGTGATGGTGTCTTCGAGATCCATAAAGAAGATGGGAAAGAATGGACGTTCGACGAATTCGTCGACTACATGAATATTCCGGTGCCCAAAGGGGATACAAAGATGGACGATCTTTACCGTTACGTCCGAGAGCTTTGTGGCTGCGAGCAACTGGGAGACGACTTTTCCATTCTCGAAATACGATTCGACCTGCCTGATCACCTGCCGGGAGAAGTGCACGGAGAGGGAGCGGCTATCTAATTAAGTGATCGATGTAAGCACCTTCGACCAGATCAGCCTGATCAATCGAGAGCTTTTGCATCAACTGGAGAGCGATCGCTTCTCCCTCGGTCTCGGTTTGAGAAGGATCGAGTACCACTTCCAATTCCAGGTAGCTTCCCAGGTCTTCTACCTCGTCGAGGTGAATGCGCGTCTGCCCGATCAGATATAGTGTCCTGGTCTTTTTGACAATGCCCACCGGTTCCAGCGCCAAAGTCAGCAGTTGGGAAAGCTGCTCGGGGTGAACAATGGGAACGCGAGAATAGTTCGAAGTCTTGGGCCCGGCGGATTCCGAACGACAATAAAAAATCAACTCGGCGTGCTCGCCGTTGATCTGCCGAAGTTTTAAACGCCCTTCGGGTACGCGATAGAACTGATCAATCTGCTCCAGAACGATCGGACCCGAATCCGCGATCGGAACGATTCGATCTTCGAGTTCCGATCGCTGGGAAAGTCGGGCCTTGATTTCAATATTGCGAGCCACGATCAGTCCTCGCGGTTAGACCATTTCGTCGGCAATAAAGCCTTCGAACGTTTGGCGACGGCGAATGATACGTGCTTTGCCGTCCTCGATCATCACTTCCGCAGCCAGCGGCTTCGAGTTGTAGTTGGAACTCATGCAGTAGCCATACGCCCCTGCACATTCAATAACCAGCAAGTCGCCAACCGCCGCAGGTGGAAGTTTGCGAGCACTGACAAAGCCACCTTCTTCTTGCGTGAAGATGTCCCCCGATTCGCACAGCGGGCCACCCACGATCACGTCGTGTTCTTCCCCGATGTGTTGTCCATCCTTGCGAGCTACCGAAATGGGATGATAGGCACCGTACATGATCGGTCGCGCGAGATTATTGAAGCCTGCGTCCGCAACGTAAAAAAGATTGTCCCCCATCTGCTTCACGGCGCGAATCTCGGTGATCAGATAGCCTGCTTCAGCTGATAGGTATCGGCCTGGCTCGATTTCGAGTGAGATGCTGTGGTCGAACGCCTTTTCCAGCTTCTTTCGGGTGGCGTCCCAAAGTTCGAAGTACTTTTCGAGATCGACATAAGTTTGCTGGCTGTTATAAGGAACCGGTAAGCCCCCTCCGGCGCTGATCGTCTTGATGCTTCGGCCGACTTCCAAGGCTGCTTTTTCCATCGAGTCGCAAACCTGCGAGAGGTGGTGCAAATCGGTGCCGCTACCGATGTGCATATGCAGGCCAGTAATCTGGAGTCCGTTCGCATCGGCCAGAAGCAGACAGTCATTCAGTTGCTCGTGCCAGATACCGTGCTTCGATTGCTGGCCGCCGGTGTTGGTCTTCTGGCTGTGCCCATGCCCAAATCCGGGATTAATCCGCAGCGTGATCTCTCGGCCTGGGGCAAGTTCGCCCAGCTGACGAATCATATCAGGAGAACCGCAATTGACGTGCAGACCATGTTCGACACAGAGCTCTAAAGCTTCGCGATCAAAGATGTCGGCCGTGTAGACGATCGGCGGCGGGTCGCCATGAACTTCGTAGCCTGCCGCAAGAGCTCGACGAATTTCCCAGGCACTGACCGCATCGACAACCACGTTGTTTTCGCGAACGAGCTTCAAAATGGCCAAGTTCGAGCAGGCTTTTTGAGCGTATCGGACGACGTCAAATGCAGCGAGATCTTGGATGCGCTGTACGATCGTCGCAGCGTCATAGACGTAGGTGGGAGTACCGAATTGAGTAGCCAACTGCTGAACGGAAACGCCGGCGATTTCCTGCCGAGAGGTCGAGAACGTGGGGACTTGTGGCATAGCGTGCACCAAAACTAAAAAGGGCGTGAATCTTAAGCTTTATTGTAGTGAGACACGGGGTTTCGCCCACCGGGCGCAAAAAAAGAGACCTTTCCGAAAAAAGGTCTCTCTTCCATGGGTCAAATTGTTCGAGCCTTGCTTAGAAAGCAGGGGCATCTTCAAAGTTTGCATCAGCTTCTGCGTTAGCAGCGTTCTGGGCTGCGACACCGGCACCGATTGCCTTGATCACGCCTTCTTCCAGCATCATACGTAACCGCATGTAACGCTGTTCCATGTCGACCGTTACCAGGAACTTGTCTGCTCCACCGGAAAGGGCTTCGATAGCGGCATCAACGCCTGGGACTGGCTTAGGAGCATTCTTCTGGATCCCCTTGAGGATGGGGAGAATCGCGACGTGCATTTGCACAACGCCCACCTTGGTATCGCTACCGGCGATCGAAGCGTCAATCGCCTTCTTCAAACGTGCCATCGCATCGTTGCCGCCGGACAGGTAGACGCTCTTTTCACCAATGCCAAGGATCACCTCAGGATTTTCGCCCAAGATGTCTTTTGCTTCGGGTGGGGCATCGTCCAGAGGAATTTGCATCACGTGCAAGCGAATTGCCTGATAAGTTTCGGCATCCCACTTGACTGGTGGAACTTCCCCATCGGCAGCGGCGAGCTTCAACAATTCCTTCACGCCATCTTCGACGCGTTGTCCGTCGGCGACATGGGCACCGGCCAGAAACGTTCCCTTGCCTCCGGTCATATCCAACATCAATCCGCTATCGATCGAGCCTGTGCGAGCCGTTTCAATCAGGGTATCGATGGCCAGATCGAGAATTTTTTTGGCCGATGCAAGTTCGTCACCTTCGAGATCGCCTTCTGTTTCCAACTGATGAATGACCTGCTCGCGGACGCTGTTCATCTGTTTATCCATCCGAGCAATATCGGCTTCGGATAGCTTTTGGGTTCCCTGGAAGTTAATAGCGGCTTCGCTGCTGGTGAAGCCGGAGAATTCGGTGCTCAGGTCCGAATTCAAGGCCATCATCTTCGCGAATTCACTTCCTTCGGCACCCGTGTAGGCAATGTCCAGGTAAGTGCCTTGCTTGGTGGCGTCGACATTCCAACCGATGATGATGTCTTCCAACTCGGTGAAAACACGTTCTATCTCGGCGACTTGATCGGCGATCTGCTGCTTACGCACCGCGAACTCTTCGTCCGTCTCATCAGCCTCTTGTTCCAGCGACAGGTCGATGCCCGTCTTCATCTGTTCCACAATGACGTTGCGGTAGATTTCAGGAATGTTTCCTGGAAAGAACTGCAGGGCCAGGTCGTACTGCTCTGGCAGGTCTTTCAGGAAAACGGTTGGGTCACCCACAGGATTGGCGAGCTTTTCCTGATCCATTGCCAAGATCGCCCAGTTGCCGGCATCTTTCACAAAGATCGGCATCTGGTTGGGGGTAAACATTTTGATGCCTTCGCCGACGTCTTGCGGTGGACCGATTTGCTCGGTGGCTGTGGTCAGCAACTTGTCGAAGTCAGACACCGGAAGGTATGCAGTCGGAGCGAATTCTTGACCGTTGGTCATGACCACCACACCCACGGGGCGCGTCTTATCGATCCCTTCGGTGAACGGAGTCGACAGCAGGGCAGCCATTCGACCGGCATCCGTCTGCCCGGCAGCATCGGCCAGATACTGAACGTCGGCCAGGATCTTCTTCACAGGGGCAACCGAGACCACGGCAACGGGCTTGAATTCGGCGTCCTGAGCGTGAAGTGCGACCAGCGGCATAGCGGCAAGCAACAAGCCTGCGATAGCCAGTCGACCACTTTGAATGAAATTGTTCACTGCGTCTGTCTCCTGAGAGGTGATCTTTTTTGGGAACTCTGCTACCGACCGAGCTGGCTGGGTGAGAATTCGTTGATTGGCCCATCCTTGGTGGGACTTTCCAAATGTACCGCAGACCGGGTGCGCGAGAAAGCCAAGGCAACTGCCTGGGGTGATGGGCGCATACCGAGTCCGTAGAGCCTACTCGGCGAATTCAATCACAGTTTCGCAACTGGTCAAAAAGTTTAGATCGCGCGACAGATCCCCAGGCGAAATAAGCGACTACTCGTCGATCAATTTCGACCGATGCAATTCATACCATTCCAGGGTAGAGTCGCTCAACAGAGCGAGCGCAATGAACTAACCTGGGGGATCTAGGCGAGAGTGCAGAGACCTCTCGCGGTACGAGCTTTAACGCTCTCGGAAGACAATTCGACCTTTGGTCATGTCGTAGGGGGAAAGTTCCACGCGGACACGATCACCAGGAACAATACGAATAAAGTGCTTACGCATTTTCCCAGCCACATGGGCCATAACCGTCGGGCCGACGTCCAGTTGGACGCGGAACCGCGTATTGGCAAGTGCTTGCGTCACTGTGCCTTCGACTTCGAGGGCCTCTTCTTTCTTGGACATAATACTCCTTGGGGTAAACTATGTATTCTTAAGTACGGGAGGGACAATGACAATCGTCCCAGCATTAGTATATCGGGATGTACCTCAAAATCAAACGCAGAATGAGCTTCTAGGGAAAAGCCGTAGCAGCGGCAAGAAAGGGGCTCGGGGTAGGCTGATTTCTGGCATGCACGAGCCTCCTTCGTGCAATACCCAAATTACCAAATAGCCCTAGTATGCAAGCTGTTTTTACAAGCGGTAGGCCGTAGTCAACACTTTAGGTGGTGTTGTCCGCAGTGGTTTCTGCAGGAGCATAGTCGAACATTCGGTAGGTCTTCGACTTCTTGGCCCCGCCGCGTTCAAGCGAAGCTCGGGAAAGGTGGTTACTTTCCAGCACCCACGAGAATTCCACCTCTTGGACCCCCCACTTCTTGATGTCTGGAACCAAGCGTTCCAGGATCACCAGCCCAATGCCCCAGCGCTGGTACTCGGGAACCACGTTCGTCGAGATCAGACGCATGTTCTTGATCGCCTTTTTATTCCATAAAAGGCGCATGAAACCGAACGGAAACAGCTTCCCGTCGATTTGCTTGATGCGTGGATTGTAGTCGAGCATGCCAAACATCGAGCCAATGACCTTGCCGTCCACTTCGCAAACGGAAGTCAGCTCTGGTACCAGCAAGTGCTTTAGGTCGTCGGCCATCTTGTCGACTTCGGCCGTGTCGATCGGTACGAAGCCCCATGTCCCAACCAAAGAGCGGTTGTAGTTATCAAGGAACGTATGCACGTCTTCTTTGAAACGCTTTCGATCCATTCGCCGAAGCTTCAAGTTGAAGCGACTCTTGGCCTCGTCCACGATGAATTTCAGCTTGGGATCTAACCCTTCCAGCATGTTGATATGGCCCCAAAACGCATACATGTCTTGGGTTTTCTCGTAGCCATAGTCGGTGATAAGCTTTTCATAATAGGGGGGGTTATACGTCATCATGAACGCAGGCGGCGTATCAAAACCCTCGATCAGGGTGCCTACCTCGTGGTTAAGCGAAGGGTTAGCTGGCCCCCTCATCTTTTGGATGCCTTGCTCGGCGAACCATGCTTTGACCGCGTCGAAAAGCGCGCCGCTCACTTCCGTGTCATCGATCGACTCGAAGAACCCCCAGAATCCGCGCTTCTCGTCGTATCGTTCGTTGTGCCCCACATTCAGGATCGCAGCGATGCGCCCGACAACCTGTCCAGCGCGTCGTGCTAAAAAACATTGAACCTTGTTTCGCGCATAAAAGGGGTGAGGGACAAAATTGACCAGTTCTTTCAGATTTTGCCGAAGCGGTGGTATCCAATTCGGATCGTCCCGATATAAATCCCATGGAAACTCGACGAACTCGTTTTGCTGACGCTTCGTAGTGACTGGCTCAGTGGTGATCGAGGACATTCGTCTCCGCTCTAGTCGAAAGTGATGGACGAAATTGAACTATATCGAGCCTCGAATCGGCTCGAGAATCCATTGCCGCGTTTGGGTGAAGTGCACCAATTAGGCAGCCACAACCATGCTCAACAATACCGAGATGGCAAATCCATCGCAAACCCGGCCCCGATACTTCATGCCCAAAACGCCATGTAACTGCATAATGGGACGAAACCTGTGAATTTTTTGTAAAACGGCTGTTGGTGCATGACAAATTTGCAATAATCTGAAGTTCATATGAGCAAATTGATATGAATTATCCATGTTTTAAACTTAGGCGAGTTTAAGACGGTGAACTAGTTCACCCTAAAGAATCCATTTGAAAGAGGCTGGTCGCGCTTGCGTGGCTGGTTCGGCCCCACAGGCACTGCCCCGTCTGTGGGGTTTTTTTATGCGCCGGCCAAAGCCTCGCCGGCATCAATTGGCGTGACTCTGGCTCCATCCGAGAGGGAAGCCGCAGGCGATACAAGGACCCGATCGCCTGACTTGATACCTTGTGTGACTTCGACATCCAGATCGTTCATCAGCCCTAACTTCAAGTTTCGACGTTCCAGTTTGCCCCCCGCAGCGACATACGCCTGCCAGGTACCCGAAACGTCACGAAAGATGGAGGAGCGGGGAATCACCAATGCCTGGGGCTTCTCTTCGGTGTAGATACGAACCTGGACACGATAGTCGACTCCTAAACCGTGCTGCTCAAGCACCGACGCGACTTGACCTGAATCGAATCGAAGTATGACGAGCACTCGCTGTTGTTCCACCCCAAGTGAACTCACTTTGGTGAAACCGGCCGGATAGACTCGCTCCACTTTCATGGGGATGCCCTGCCCTGCTTCTTTGCCCAGAGAAGGTCCATAGATCTCGGCTCGATCCCCGGGCTTAATCCGAGTGGCATCCTGACTCAGGATTTCAGCTTCGACTTCCAATTGCGAAAGTTGGCCGATCTCGAGCAAGGTCGTGCCTGCGGCAACTTGCTGTTCGCTGGTCAGCTGTTTGGTCAGCACAATACCATCGACCGGGCTGGTCATGGTCGATCGTTGCATGCGTAATTCGGCCGTTCGCAAACGAGCCTCTGCTTCGACCTTCTGCTGCTGGAGCACAGCGACGGACAGATCCTTCCGGTCAATGTACTGGGAAACCATGCTCGGAAGCAGCTTCGTAGCCGCGTCAATCGACAAGATGGCTTGGTAGGTTAACGCGTCGGTTTGAAAGTCGGTGTCGCTCTCGACCTTTTCCAGTTGCGCTCGATCAAGATCATCTTCTGTCTTGGCTCCTTTTCCGATGAGTTGTTGAACACGCTGTAAGTAGGTCGTTGCATATTCGAAGCGAGACCGACTTGCCGTCATTCGCGTTTTCGCGGCCTCTACCGTGTTTACCATGGAATCGACAAAGAATTCGGCCTGCTGCTTGGTCGTCTGTTCGACCGACTTGTCGCCTGTTTCACGAATTGATGCGGCCAACCGCTCGACGGCGGCCTTAGACTCGTCGTACTCCGCTTCGACATCTTCTTGGACGATTCTGGCGACGACCTCTCCCTTGGTGACATGGTCACCTTCTTCTAGCGTGATTTCCCCCAGGCGGGCATCGAAAGGCATCGAGATCACGTACGTTCGAGGCAGACGTGTCTTGCCCTGTTCATCGACGTATTCTTGAATCGGTTCCATGGAAGCCGTGATGACATCCACCTGTGGTCCGCCAGATTGCATGACGTAGAAAATACCTCCTACGACAAGAATGACGCCAACGACGATGGCAATCGATTTGATCATGGTAAATATCTTTCCGCTCGCGCAGGTAGAAGCAAGCTCAGTAGTCTACTCTCGAACTTTTAATGATTCTAACCAGTTCATACCGTGGATTTGCCATTGCACGACCGCGTGTGCCATAAGCGTGAAGAACAATGCGGTAATAAACGCGCTTACATAGATCCATGGTGCCGTCACGATCGGGAACCGCACCAGGTCCTGATCAATCATCTTGGTCATCAACTTGATGAGCACGTATCCGACCGGAAGTCCCAACACAGCGCCCAGCATATTAATCAGCAGACTCTCACGCAGAAACAACAGGCCAATTTCCCAGCGTGTGTATCCCATGGCCCCCATCGTGGCGACCTCACGCTGGCGTTCCGAGAGGTTCACCAGCGAAGCATTCAACACGTTGCCGAAGAAGATGGTGCCTGCGAAAACAACGATCATGCCGATCGCCACGTTCTGGTTCTGAATGATGGTCTCGCGCATGTTCTTGATCAATTCCAAGCGAGAATTGATCGCTTCCATGGCCGGCATCTGTTTGAGCGTGTGATAGAGTTCCCGCTGGGCTTTGTCCGTTTGATTGACTTTCAATTGGGCACCACTCATGGCGAACGACTCGCCGCGAATTCGGCAGAGATACTCGAGATCTGCGTACACGTTTAACCCGAATTGGCTTTCGCTGACAACCGCCAGGGGAACATGGACTGGATCGCGACGACCCGACTTCGGTCGAATCTCGACCAGGTCTCCCACGTTCAAACGAAGGTGATCGGCCAGACGGCGTTCCATAACCAGCCCGACACTGGGAATATTGATTCGACGTTTGTCCTTGTCGGTCGGAACGGTCAATTGAGCGTTGTTGATGATTCCTTGAATGGCTCCTTGCCGCTCATGTGGTCCATTCACAAAGTCGCAGGCCACGCTAAAGAGTGGTTCCACCCGATCGACCCCAGGCAAATGAGACAGGTCATACCAGGCCTCGCGGTCGAGCGCATCTTTGAACGTTAGATCGATGTCACTGCGATTACGCAGTTCGAATTCGTCGCGGATGAAGTATTCAGTGGCTTCCATCATCATCAATCCACTGATCAAAATGCCTGCCCCGACAGTCCCGGCGAACAGGGCAACTGCCGTGCGCGTGCGATGACGCACCATCGATCGTAGTGTCACACGCCAGCCAGGAGAAAGCTCGTTCCATAGCAGCGTGAAGTGTTCCAAGAAGATCCGACCACCCTTCGCCGGTGGTTCGGGACGCATCGCTTCGGCCGGCCGTAATAGCAACATCTGCCGGGCACCATAAAGGCTGCCAAGCATCGCGCAGACGATACTTACACTCCAGCCAATGACATGCGTTCGCAGATAGAAGTCGTTTCGCAGATCGGGAAATTGAAAGAACTGTTGGTACTGCGACAACATGCCCAGTGTGACGAGCGTTCCGAGCCCACTGGCCAGAATTCCAGCGACCATGCCGACCGCGGTCCCGAATTTCAAGAAGTGTAAGAAGATCGTCCCATCGGTGTAGCCCAACGCCTTGAGGGTTCCGACTGTCGTACGCTGCTGTTTGGCCAGGCGGGTCATCAGGACGTTTAGAATCAAAGCCGCAACAACCAGGAACATGCTCGGAAGAAAGCTCGACATGCTACTCAGTTGAGAGATCTCGTTGCTGACGAAGTAGTTCGAGGTAAAGTCCTTGAGCAGCGTGGCCGAGATGAATCCCGACGACTCCAACTTCCGTTCCGCTAAATCGAGAACCGCATTCTCTCCCTTGCCAATATCAGGCGTAAATTGCCCGATCACCTGGTTGGCGGCTCCCTCGAAATCAAAGAGTTCTTCCATCTGTTTGCGCGGCAGATAGAACACGCCAAAGTTTTCGGGATCGGGCGTCAGGCTGCCGGGACCGATCAGATAAGTGAATTCCGAACTGATCGCTGTGCCGACAATCAGAAACTCTTCACGACGATTGTTGAGCAGTAGGTGCAGTTTCTGACCTGGATGAAGGCGATTCGCCTCGGCGAACTTGTCGTTCACGATCACCTCTGGCTCGTCACGATCGGAGAAGTAGTCGCCGCGAATCAGCACGATATCGTTGGTCACCGCTTGCCGGCGATCGGGCATTGAGATCACCGTTCCGTTGAGTGGTCGCATCCTTTGATCGAGATCGACCGTCACCGGAAATTGAATTCGATCCTGCCAACTTCGGATGCCAGGCAAATCGTTCAAAATCTCCAACTCAGCAAGGGGAGCTTTCTTTAGGTCGATCCAGAAACTGGCCATGCGGCACTGGCGATAGTAGCGATCTTTTGCGGCCCGCATGTTGTAAAAAGTCGACTGCATGCCGATCAGCAGAGCCGATCCGAGCATCATGATGCTGATAATGGCGATCAACA from Blastopirellula marina harbors:
- a CDS encoding protoglobin domain-containing protein, which translates into the protein MNSHCDLGNLSAGELRELYHVTQEDLELIVQYGQIVMPHLDTFIGEFYEWLRTQPEFELYFSDNATLHRVQSQQKRYWEDFFSADISEVYVHKRKSVGANHARIGLPLPTYVSSMYRSLRIWTDVLYDHSLEAERYARSLKAITKLIMLDTAIVVDTFMRQTNCIIAEQHDSLMQMSTPVTEVWNDILMLPIVGIIDSKRAQDIMTAVLHKIADTHSRCLILDISGVAVVDTAVANHLIKITKATRLMGCTCTISGVSPAIAQTIVELGINVGDIRTTATLKDALRDAFNDLKLVLHEDGASS
- a CDS encoding STAS domain-containing protein — translated: MIHDSGEVPRVPMQLASGCLVASIQIDLNDEVLFRFKRDLLEEIRLTQTRAVLLDVSGVDIMDRVEFEAICEIMRMSRLMGARAMLVGVKPEIACSLMDFDLDFRQMETALTLDQAFQQLKLNGESNGGRHESMR
- a CDS encoding ATP-binding protein codes for the protein MRIWISTEANLARSIMASRKMAESAGLQANQVALVATAVSELARNIIKYAHHGEVILRYVTHGPKQGVEVVAWDHGPGIECVESAMRDHHSTGGTLGLGLPGVKRLMDEFELQSEVGKGTRITVRKWK
- a CDS encoding SpoIIE family protein phosphatase, whose product is MTPRKLEAGSFVRTANGHFVGGDLAIVRSHEEFLFLALVDVLGHGPQAYSTALELEEVILGWNDKFDILALMKALHEHQKQGRGAVISLCTIESMTGDVRYVGIGNATCRTMGEHPHHLLTREGVVGHTLRTPSVERLNLDQHDILLLYSDGVSSHFEIEEPCQLFFDPLDNVARRVVETFGRSHDDASCIAVRYT
- a CDS encoding PP2C family protein-serine/threonine phosphatase; translated protein: MRTHLGDVRIFDQSAVVEVRTKVLSLTAAFGFGSAMSTRMATILSDLVRELLKNSEPGAMFVDLEDSQGHLTLGLRFLTSDTVQISPALREVFDDVRQLSNGESVREISLRKTIRNMPGSLTPEFLDFQRDRISLKSRAALLEELREKNQQLERYNAHLEDLVRERTNELELTNQRMQRDLDAGAEYVARLIPEPVTGQISIDWRYVPSEELGGDAMGYHWIDPDHMAIYLLDVTGHGIDSALLAVSIINVVRGASLPGADFRNPSEVLKRLNQSFTMDLHGNKLYTMWYGVFHRPSRTLTWGGGGHPDALLYVKDSREPVRLASGGPLMGMIDWPYFETDSIIIDSPSSLFLYSDGVFEIHKEDGKEWTFDEFVDYMNIPVPKGDTKMDDLYRYVRELCGCEQLGDDFSILEIRFDLPDHLPGEVHGEGAAI
- a CDS encoding class IV adenylate cyclase, which codes for MARNIEIKARLSQRSELEDRIVPIADSGPIVLEQIDQFYRVPEGRLKLRQINGEHAELIFYCRSESAGPKTSNYSRVPIVHPEQLSQLLTLALEPVGIVKKTRTLYLIGQTRIHLDEVEDLGSYLELEVVLDPSQTETEGEAIALQLMQKLSIDQADLVEGAYIDHLIR
- the lysA gene encoding diaminopimelate decarboxylase; amino-acid sequence: MPQVPTFSTSRQEIAGVSVQQLATQFGTPTYVYDAATIVQRIQDLAAFDVVRYAQKACSNLAILKLVRENNVVVDAVSAWEIRRALAAGYEVHGDPPPIVYTADIFDREALELCVEHGLHVNCGSPDMIRQLGELAPGREITLRINPGFGHGHSQKTNTGGQQSKHGIWHEQLNDCLLLADANGLQITGLHMHIGSGTDLHHLSQVCDSMEKAALEVGRSIKTISAGGGLPVPYNSQQTYVDLEKYFELWDATRKKLEKAFDHSISLEIEPGRYLSAEAGYLITEIRAVKQMGDNLFYVADAGFNNLARPIMYGAYHPISVARKDGQHIGEEHDVIVGGPLCESGDIFTQEEGGFVSARKLPPAAVGDLLVIECAGAYGYCMSSNYNSKPLAAEVMIEDGKARIIRRRQTFEGFIADEMV
- the infA gene encoding translation initiation factor IF-1 yields the protein MSKKEEALEVEGTVTQALANTRFRVQLDVGPTVMAHVAGKMRKHFIRIVPGDRVRVELSPYDMTKGRIVFRER